In bacterium, a single window of DNA contains:
- a CDS encoding L-seryl-tRNA(Sec) selenium transferase (catalyzes the formation of selenocysteinyl-tRNA(Sec) from seryl-tRNA(Sec) and L-selenophosphate in selenoprotein biosynthesis), with translation MGGVKRAFNLTGVVLHTGLGRAPLADEVVAAMVGASRAAEVEMDVPTGGRGQRQDAVRERCERLFGFPGCAFNNNAAATLLTLAASAAGREVVVG, from the coding sequence ATGGGCGGCGTAAAAAGAGCGTTTAATCTGACCGGTGTGGTCCTCCACACGGGCCTGGGCCGTGCCCCACTGGCGGATGAGGTGGTGGCCGCCATGGTCGGCGCGTCCCGGGCGGCCGAGGTGGAGATGGACGTCCCGACAGGTGGGCGGGGTCAACGACAGGACGCCGTTCGGGAACGTTGCGAACGGTTGTTCGGCTTTCCCGGCTGCGCGTTCAACAACAACGCCGCGGCCACGCTCTTGACCCTGGCCGCCTCAGCCGCGGGGCGCGAGGTCGTAGTGGGCG
- a CDS encoding NUDIX hydrolase, with the protein MSEESLSSRLIYSGRIMEVRVDEVRLTNGKLSTRELVRVADAVLMLPLLDDGTVLLISQYRKGPEVDLLELPAGKIDPGEDPLAAAHRELLEETGYRAGKMERLSGVYTCPGFCDELIHLYLATELHRERPQPDDDELIRLVPTPLGEVERMLFDGRLVDSKSVAALGLFLLRRGCKTGKA; encoded by the coding sequence TTGAGCGAGGAGAGCCTTTCCAGCCGCCTGATCTACTCCGGTCGGATCATGGAGGTCCGGGTGGACGAGGTGCGGCTGACCAACGGTAAACTCTCCACCCGGGAGCTGGTCCGCGTCGCCGACGCCGTGCTGATGCTGCCCCTGCTCGATGACGGAACCGTCCTTTTAATCAGCCAGTACCGCAAGGGGCCCGAGGTGGACCTCCTGGAGCTCCCCGCCGGGAAGATAGACCCGGGCGAGGATCCCCTGGCGGCGGCGCACCGGGAGCTCCTGGAGGAGACGGGTTATCGGGCGGGGAAGATGGAGCGCCTGTCCGGCGTTTACACCTGCCCAGGCTTCTGCGACGAGCTCATCCACCTGTACCTCGCCACGGAGCTCCACCGGGAGCGGCCCCAGCCCGACGACGACGAGCTGATCCGCCTCGTGCCCACGCCGCTCGGGGAGGTGGAGCGGATGCTCTTCGACGGGCGTCTGGTGGACTCCAAGAGCGTGGCCGCCCTGGGCCTCTTCCTCCTGCGGCGGGGGTGCAAGACGGGAAAAGCATGA
- a CDS encoding hydrogenase maturation nickel metallochaperone HypA, whose translation MHELAVTREIVRAVEEELGRLPEGTRLVKVKLLLGRLTGFVPESLEFCYRALTEGGRLADSELEVERRDGRVRCGGCGEEFTLDEPYFICPHCGGRDLAVLEGREFLITGLEIEEGS comes from the coding sequence ATGCACGAGCTGGCCGTCACCCGGGAAATCGTGCGGGCCGTGGAGGAGGAGCTGGGCAGGCTCCCGGAGGGCACGCGTCTGGTCAAGGTGAAGCTGCTCCTGGGTCGGCTCACCGGTTTCGTGCCCGAGAGCCTCGAGTTCTGCTACCGGGCGCTCACGGAGGGGGGCCGCCTGGCGGACTCGGAGCTGGAGGTTGAGCGCCGGGACGGGCGGGTCCGCTGCGGGGGCTGCGGCGAGGAATTCACCCTCGACGAGCCGTACTTCATCTGTCCCCACTGCGGAGGGAGGGACCTCGCCGTTCTCGAGGGTCGCGAGTTCCTGATAACCGGCCTGGAGATCGAGGAGGGGTCTTGA
- a CDS encoding aminotransferase class I/II-fold pyridoxal phosphate-dependent enzyme, with protein sequence MAARDVDLRSDTVTRPDKAMLEAMVSAEVGDDVLGDDPTVKELERRYAGLVGKDAALFTASGSMANQVAVAAWTTGGDEVILGQDAHILEYEYGAPGFLARVLTREVPVVEGAPDPDAVKKRYKSGEFHSSRTSLICLENTHNRLGGVVPNQEIFRVLRAFADEHGVKIHLDGARLWNASVATGKPMAELASVGDSVMSCFSKGLGCPVGSILAGPADFITRAHRLRKICGGGMRQVGILAAAGLYAIEHNWARMAEDHSKAQRLAKTLAGIPWARIDPAQVHTNIVIPLLEGVASDRVVEEAGARGVRFFSFGADKVRLVTHKDVSFDDVDYACEVLAGLRF encoded by the coding sequence ATGGCGGCGAGGGACGTTGACCTGCGCTCGGACACCGTTACGCGGCCGGATAAAGCCATGCTCGAGGCGATGGTTTCCGCCGAGGTCGGCGACGACGTCCTGGGCGACGACCCCACGGTGAAGGAGCTCGAGCGCCGGTACGCCGGACTGGTGGGGAAGGATGCGGCTCTTTTCACCGCCTCGGGTTCCATGGCGAACCAGGTGGCGGTGGCCGCCTGGACCACGGGCGGGGACGAGGTCATACTCGGCCAGGACGCCCACATCCTGGAGTACGAGTATGGGGCGCCGGGGTTTCTGGCCCGGGTGCTCACCCGTGAGGTGCCCGTCGTGGAGGGGGCGCCCGATCCGGACGCGGTGAAGAAGCGCTACAAGTCCGGCGAGTTCCACTCCTCGCGCACCTCTTTGATCTGCCTGGAGAACACCCACAACCGACTGGGCGGCGTCGTGCCGAACCAGGAGATTTTCCGCGTCCTGCGCGCGTTCGCCGACGAGCACGGGGTGAAGATTCACCTGGATGGTGCCCGCCTGTGGAACGCCTCGGTGGCCACCGGGAAACCCATGGCCGAGCTCGCGTCGGTGGGGGACTCGGTGATGAGCTGCTTCTCCAAGGGGCTCGGCTGCCCCGTGGGCTCGATTCTGGCCGGTCCGGCGGACTTCATCACGAGGGCGCACCGGTTGCGGAAAATCTGCGGCGGCGGGATGCGCCAGGTGGGAATCCTCGCCGCAGCGGGCCTCTACGCCATCGAGCATAACTGGGCCCGCATGGCCGAGGACCACTCCAAGGCCCAGCGGCTGGCTAAGACTTTGGCCGGAATCCCCTGGGCCCGGATAGATCCCGCCCAAGTCCATACCAACATCGTCATCCCCCTGCTCGAGGGCGTGGCCTCGGACCGGGTAGTGGAGGAGGCCGGAGCGAGGGGGGTCCGCTTCTTTTCCTTCGGCGCGGACAAGGTCCGCCTGGTCACCCACAAGGACGTCTCCTTCGACGACGTGGACTACGCCTGCGAGGTTTTAGCGGGCCTGCGTTTTTAA
- a CDS encoding CDP-alcohol phosphatidyltransferase family protein: MPRGFTDSPGPSNARPPATGIRRQIPNLLSVTRLVMLPVVLYLVTLPDAWAPWAAAGLMIFSMAFDGLDGLLARRWNAVTEFGKVIDPVADKVCIGAAAVVLVIYRDFPLWLAVVVLGRDALILLGGCLLRHRRRETPMSSYAGKAAAFVIGATLVVYTLRTGHLWLETALSWICAFLVAVSLAVYLYRYFRLMREKGADAASTGGAHGGEGR; the protein is encoded by the coding sequence ATGCCGAGAGGTTTCACCGACAGCCCCGGACCTTCGAACGCGCGTCCCCCGGCGACCGGTATCCGGCGGCAGATTCCCAACCTGCTTTCGGTTACCCGTCTGGTCATGCTGCCGGTGGTGCTCTATCTGGTAACGCTGCCCGACGCCTGGGCGCCCTGGGCCGCGGCCGGGCTGATGATTTTCTCCATGGCCTTCGACGGACTGGACGGCCTTCTGGCCCGGCGGTGGAACGCCGTCACCGAGTTCGGCAAGGTGATAGACCCCGTGGCGGATAAGGTCTGCATCGGCGCCGCGGCGGTGGTGCTGGTCATCTACCGGGATTTCCCCCTGTGGCTGGCCGTCGTCGTCCTGGGGCGGGACGCGCTGATTCTGTTGGGCGGTTGCCTCCTGCGGCACCGCAGGCGCGAGACCCCGATGAGCAGCTACGCGGGCAAGGCGGCGGCCTTCGTCATCGGGGCGACCCTCGTCGTCTACACCCTGCGCACGGGCCATCTCTGGCTGGAAACGGCCCTGTCCTGGATTTGCGCCTTTCTGGTGGCGGTTTCGCTAGCGGTTTACCTGTACCGGTACTTCAGGCTGATGCGTGAAAAGGGCGCCGATGCGGCGTCCACGGGAGGTGCTCATGGCGGCGAGGGACGTTGA